One window of the Deltaproteobacteria bacterium genome contains the following:
- a CDS encoding PAS domain S-box protein: MTLANIFTKYREEIIQQWAHRLHTEVSQHYRKRPLEELFITTSEAADANFAVLVHNDFSKIDAFIKKITRMRLEAGFPLSDVQRAFELYRTIVLPILVRELKGPPLLHTLQKVNVCLTYTIYKFSDYFQSLQEKEIRDYAQDLEREVEKRTKELAESEAKYRVLVEEINDGYFVNQQGKIVFANRTYCEMHGYTLPEVIGRPYKDFVAPESLAKVKRIYEDRIAKGESPDLYIYLRLLKDGRSLYTENKVKLVLYQGKRAAAGICRDITERMEMERRVRESERLAHIGQLTTSLAHEIRNPLSSVKMNIQVLVKKLHLDGNDKRRMEIIAQEIPRLERILEQMLDFAKPLGLDLQNVSINDVVDSSLEVMEEKIKEKGISVKRRLSKKISPVLMDSEKMEQALINVLLNSIESLHDQGKIEIVTREEKKNGRMITVEICDNGPGVQQKDLPYIFDPFFSKKKRGTGIGLTNVKKIVEAHGGMVNASLKNPKGMSFFLMIPSRR, from the coding sequence CGAGGAGATCATCCAGCAATGGGCCCATCGGCTCCACACAGAGGTAAGTCAGCACTACCGTAAGCGACCTCTGGAAGAGCTCTTCATCACCACATCGGAAGCAGCCGATGCCAACTTTGCCGTCCTAGTTCATAACGATTTCTCTAAAATAGATGCCTTCATCAAGAAGATCACCAGGATGCGACTTGAGGCCGGCTTCCCACTTTCGGATGTCCAAAGGGCCTTTGAACTCTATAGAACAATAGTCCTCCCCATCCTCGTAAGGGAGTTGAAAGGACCTCCTCTGCTCCATACCCTCCAGAAGGTCAACGTCTGTCTGACCTATACCATTTATAAGTTCAGTGATTATTTTCAGTCGCTGCAGGAGAAGGAGATACGGGATTATGCCCAGGACCTGGAGAGGGAAGTAGAGAAAAGGACAAAAGAGCTTGCCGAATCTGAAGCGAAATACCGTGTCTTGGTAGAGGAGATAAACGACGGCTATTTCGTCAATCAGCAGGGGAAGATAGTTTTTGCCAACCGAACCTACTGTGAGATGCACGGCTATACTCTCCCAGAGGTAATTGGCAGGCCATACAAAGATTTTGTAGCACCGGAATCTCTGGCCAAAGTAAAGAGGATCTACGAGGATAGAATAGCAAAGGGCGAATCGCCGGACCTCTATATATACTTACGACTCCTTAAGGATGGCCGCAGTCTCTACACCGAGAACAAGGTGAAGCTCGTCCTCTATCAGGGTAAAAGGGCTGCAGCCGGCATTTGCAGGGACATCACGGAGCGGATGGAGATGGAGAGGCGTGTACGTGAGTCGGAACGCCTCGCTCACATCGGACAGCTCACTACCTCGCTGGCCCATGAAATCAGAAACCCCCTCTCCTCCGTGAAGATGAACATCCAGGTCCTAGTCAAGAAACTGCACCTAGACGGAAACGACAAGAGGCGGATGGAGATAATAGCCCAGGAGATACCCCGATTGGAGAGAATCCTCGAACAAATGCTTGATTTTGCAAAACCTCTTGGTCTTGACCTTCAGAACGTTTCAATAAACGACGTTGTGGATTCCAGCCTTGAAGTGATGGAGGAAAAGATAAAAGAAAAAGGGATCTCGGTAAAGAGAAGACTCTCAAAGAAAATCAGCCCTGTCCTGATGGACTCGGAAAAGATGGAACAAGCCCTCATCAACGTACTCCTCAACTCCATCGAGTCCCTACACGATCAAGGGAAGATCGAGATCGTAACACGGGAGGAAAAGAAAAATGGGCGCATGATAACGGTCGAGATATGCGACAATGGACCTGGGGTACAACAAAAAGACCTTCCGTATATATTCGACCCCTTCTTCAGCAAAAAGAAAAGGGGAACCGGTATTGGACTTACCAATGTGAAGAAGATAGTAGAAGCCCACGGAGGGATGGTCAATGCCTCCTTGAAGAATCCAAAAGGGATGAGTTTCTTCCTTATGATACCCTCAAGGAGATAA